The following are encoded together in the bacterium genome:
- a CDS encoding TetR/AcrR family transcriptional regulator translates to MAKRRPRDEARRAREDVYRQHILGAAERVFAERGFEIAKVQDIAGRAALSMGTIYSVFPGKTELYAALLEVRGQELLRLARELAARELPPREALFGLIDIYVGYFVEHPDFLRTHLRSGVSWALGPALGGATQVGTWQEIHTLQADVFRRGVADGAFVDEDPDFLAKTFSVMDQVLLADWVTHGMREPREALVRRLRDLVERAFVRPAARPARARAATRNTPSPTA, encoded by the coding sequence GTGGCGAAACGGAGACCCCGCGACGAAGCGCGACGCGCCCGCGAGGACGTCTATCGCCAGCACATCCTGGGCGCCGCCGAGCGCGTGTTCGCGGAGCGCGGCTTCGAGATCGCCAAGGTCCAGGACATCGCGGGACGCGCGGCCCTCTCGATGGGCACGATCTACTCGGTCTTCCCGGGCAAGACCGAGCTCTACGCCGCGCTGCTCGAGGTGCGCGGCCAGGAGCTGCTGCGCCTCGCGCGCGAGCTCGCCGCGCGCGAGCTGCCGCCGCGCGAGGCGCTGTTCGGCCTGATCGACATCTACGTCGGCTACTTCGTCGAGCACCCGGACTTCCTGCGCACGCATCTGCGCTCCGGCGTCTCGTGGGCCCTCGGCCCCGCCCTCGGCGGCGCGACGCAGGTGGGCACCTGGCAGGAGATACACACGCTGCAGGCCGACGTCTTCCGCCGCGGCGTCGCGGACGGCGCGTTCGTCGACGAGGATCCCGACTTCCTCGCCAAGACGTTCAGCGTGATGGATCAGGTCCTGCTCGCCGATTGGGTGACGCACGGCATGCGCGAGCCGCGCGAGGCGCTGGTGCGCCGGCTGCGCGACCTCGTCGAGCGCGCGTTCGTGCGCCCCGCGGCGAGGCCTGCACGCGCGCGGGCGGCCACCCGTAATACACCATCGCCTACCGCATGA
- a CDS encoding LLM class flavin-dependent oxidoreductase, protein MEFGIFSQMHVPPWDDEHSRFMREVEVSVACDDVGFKYDWSPEHHFLEHYSHQPAPEVFLTWVASRTKRIHVGTAITNITAAVNHPARVAERIATLDHLSEGRVEFGTGRGSSSAEWGGFAIPSASETKPMWRESLEQIPRMWRDEPYEFEGKYFRMPQRNVLPKPYSKPHPPMWVACSSPATFAEAGELGLGSLCFTFGTPSEIAENVRNYKEGIKRCTKPIAGFVNDNIAVTTNMFCLEDGDEARDLYSKAKVGAFTGYFFKWLDSIPRPKGLPPTGPIPPLPDPTPADLAAGLAVGGRQIGAPEEIAKVIQMYEDIGVDQLIYAPLTLTLDQKYVLESIETFGKHVLPKFDKDPVHSTTRQREAAVRAAA, encoded by the coding sequence ATGGAGTTCGGGATCTTCTCGCAGATGCACGTGCCGCCGTGGGACGACGAGCACTCCCGCTTCATGCGCGAGGTCGAGGTCTCGGTGGCCTGCGACGACGTCGGCTTCAAGTACGACTGGTCGCCGGAGCATCACTTCCTCGAGCACTACTCGCACCAGCCCGCACCCGAGGTGTTCCTCACGTGGGTGGCGTCGCGCACGAAGCGCATCCACGTCGGCACGGCGATCACGAACATCACCGCCGCCGTCAACCACCCGGCGCGCGTCGCCGAGCGCATCGCGACGCTCGACCACCTCTCCGAGGGCCGCGTCGAGTTCGGCACCGGTCGCGGGTCGTCGTCGGCGGAGTGGGGTGGGTTCGCCATCCCCTCGGCGTCGGAGACGAAGCCGATGTGGCGCGAGTCGCTCGAGCAGATCCCGCGCATGTGGCGGGACGAGCCCTACGAGTTCGAGGGCAAGTACTTCCGCATGCCGCAGCGCAACGTGCTGCCGAAGCCCTACTCGAAGCCGCATCCGCCGATGTGGGTCGCGTGCTCGAGCCCGGCGACCTTCGCCGAGGCGGGCGAGCTCGGCCTCGGCTCGCTGTGCTTCACCTTCGGGACGCCGTCGGAGATCGCCGAGAACGTCCGCAACTACAAGGAAGGCATCAAGCGCTGCACGAAGCCGATCGCGGGCTTCGTCAACGACAACATCGCCGTCACCACGAACATGTTCTGCCTCGAGGACGGCGACGAGGCGCGCGACCTCTACTCGAAGGCGAAGGTGGGCGCGTTCACGGGCTACTTCTTCAAGTGGCTCGACTCGATTCCGCGCCCGAAGGGCCTGCCGCCGACCGGCCCGATCCCGCCGCTGCCCGACCCGACGCCCGCCGACCTCGCGGCCGGGCTCGCCGTCGGCGGCCGCCAGATCGGCGCGCCCGAGGAGATCGCGAAGGTCATCCAGATGTACGAGGACATCGGCGTCGATCAGCTGATCTACGCGCCCTTGACCCTCACGCTCGACCAGAAGTACGTGCTCGAGTCGATCGAGACCTTCGGCAAGCACGTGCTGCCGAAGTTCGACAAGGACCCGGTGCATTCGACGACGCGGCAGCGTGAAGCCGCGGTGCGCGCCGCGGCCTGA
- a CDS encoding aldehyde dehydrogenase family protein, with translation MGFETCDEVLIGGRWERAEGGTYPVIDPATEEIAGHAPQASIAQVRRAARAAREAFTSGPWPRMSGAERGALLRKAAERFRAIQAELVDLAIAETGAVRIVAQTQQVGAVPVRLEKYAELAARPVDAGVLPRAQPGGLGGGMATREPIGVVACITPFNFPMTNCAGKIGPALAVGDTVVVKPAPQDPLCVAALCRTVAEVLPPGVVNFVCGAGPDVGAALVDSDDVDMVSFTGSTAVGTRIQEACARRLKRTLLELGGKSPQIVFADADLERALRGAMQVWTFHSGQICIAGTRLLVEESIYDAFTRRLVEGAKRLKIGDPRDAGTVVGPLVSAQQRDRVLAMIDAGATEGATIACGGKRPAQPARGFYVEPTLFTHATNAMSVAREEFFGPVVTAIPFRDEDEAIALANDSDYGLYGYVWTGDTTRGVRVARALRTGTVQVNCAAGMHPDAPFGGYKQSGIGRDGGEWALLAHSELKYIGWQA, from the coding sequence ATGGGATTCGAGACCTGCGACGAGGTGCTGATCGGCGGCCGCTGGGAGCGTGCCGAGGGCGGCACCTATCCGGTGATCGACCCCGCGACCGAGGAGATCGCGGGGCACGCGCCGCAAGCGTCGATCGCACAGGTCCGGCGGGCGGCACGGGCCGCCCGCGAGGCGTTCACGAGCGGCCCGTGGCCGCGCATGTCCGGTGCCGAGCGCGGCGCGCTGCTGCGCAAGGCAGCCGAGCGCTTCCGCGCCATCCAGGCCGAGCTCGTCGACCTCGCGATCGCCGAGACCGGCGCCGTGCGCATCGTCGCCCAGACGCAGCAGGTGGGCGCGGTGCCGGTGCGGCTCGAGAAGTACGCCGAGCTGGCGGCGCGCCCCGTCGACGCCGGCGTGCTGCCGCGGGCGCAGCCGGGCGGGCTCGGCGGCGGCATGGCGACGCGCGAGCCGATCGGCGTGGTCGCGTGCATCACACCGTTCAACTTTCCGATGACCAACTGCGCCGGGAAGATCGGGCCGGCGCTGGCCGTCGGCGACACGGTCGTCGTGAAGCCGGCGCCGCAGGATCCGCTCTGCGTCGCGGCGCTCTGTCGCACCGTCGCCGAGGTGCTGCCGCCGGGCGTCGTGAACTTCGTCTGCGGCGCCGGACCGGACGTCGGCGCCGCGCTGGTCGACAGCGACGACGTCGACATGGTGTCGTTCACCGGCTCGACCGCCGTCGGCACCCGCATCCAGGAGGCGTGCGCAAGGCGTCTCAAGCGCACGCTGCTCGAGCTGGGCGGCAAGTCGCCGCAGATCGTCTTCGCCGACGCCGACCTCGAGCGGGCGCTGCGCGGCGCGATGCAGGTGTGGACCTTCCACTCGGGGCAGATCTGCATCGCCGGCACGCGGCTCCTCGTCGAAGAGTCGATCTACGACGCCTTCACGCGGCGCCTGGTGGAGGGCGCGAAGCGCCTCAAGATCGGCGACCCGCGCGACGCGGGCACGGTCGTCGGCCCGCTGGTCTCCGCGCAGCAGCGCGATCGCGTGCTGGCCATGATCGACGCCGGGGCGACGGAGGGCGCGACCATCGCCTGCGGAGGCAAGCGGCCGGCGCAGCCGGCGCGCGGCTTCTACGTCGAGCCGACGCTGTTCACGCACGCGACCAACGCCATGTCGGTCGCGCGCGAAGAGTTCTTCGGCCCCGTCGTCACGGCCATCCCCTTCCGCGACGAGGACGAGGCGATCGCGCTGGCGAACGACTCCGACTACGGGCTCTACGGCTATGTGTGGACGGGCGACACGACGCGCGGCGTGCGCGTCGCGCGCGCGCTTCGTACCGGCACGGTGCAGGTGAACTGCGCGGCGGGCATGCATCCCGACGCGCCATTCGGCGGCTACAAGCAGAGCGGCATCGGCCGCGACGGCGGCGAGTGGGCGCTGCTCGCGCACAGCGAGCTCAAATACATAGGGTGGCAGGCATGA